GCGGCAGGAAGCTCTTCTGCCCCTGCGCAGCGCCATGCGCCTGCTGGCGCTTCGGATACTGGATCAGCAGCCGCCGCTGCGAGCGCTCCATGAACACGATGAACACAACCAGAGCGATCACCATGGCGGCGATTGCGATGACGAACACCACGTTGACCGAGGTAGCCCGCGCCTGGCTGATAAGGTTTACAATCGCCTTGGGCAGCTCTGCCACGATACCGGCGAAGATGATCAGCGAGACGCCGTTCCCGATGCCGCGCGCGGTAATCTGCTCACCCATCCACATCAGCAGCATGGTGCCGCCCGTGAGGGTCACCACACCAGTCAGGATGAAGAACGGCCCGGCGATGCCATCGATCCGGACATGCGAGAGCCCGGAAGAGATCGCGAATGACTGCACCAGCGCGAACGCCAGCGTCAGGTAACGGGTGTACTGGTTGATCTGCTTGCGGCCCGCCTCGCCTTCCTTCTTCAGCTTTTCGAGCGTCGGAGAGGCCTGGGTCATCATCTGGATGATGATGGAGGCCGTAATGTACGGCATCACGTTCAGGGCGAAGATGCCCATCCGCTCCACGGCCCCACCGGCAAACATGTTCATGTTGCCGAGAAGACCGCCGGACTGGCTTTCAAAGATCGACGCGTAAGCGACCGGGTCGAGACCGGGAATCGGGACGAAGGTGCCGAGCCGGTAGAGCAACAACATGCCCAGAGTAAACAGGATGCGGTTCTGAAGGTCCTTGGCCTTGGCAAAGGTTCCCAGATTTACATTGCGAGCCATCTGTTCTGCGGCATTGGCCATCGACGCTCGATCTCCCTGAAAATGCGTGCGCCGCCAAAATCGGCGGCGTCACGGTGTTTGTGAAGGGGTTCCGGGTAAAAACCTCTGTTTATTCTGCAGCCGTGTCTTTCGCGGCACCCGTAACCGTCACCTTGCCGCCGGCCTTTTCAACGGCTTCGATAGCCGCCTTGGACGCGCCGGTCACTGTGATGTTGAGGTTTTTCGGAGCATCGCCCTTGGCCAGCAGGCGCACACCGTCACGGACGTTGCGCACCAGGCCGGAAGCCACGAGCGTCTCTTCCGTCACGTTGGACGGATCCAGTTTGCCAGCTTCAACAGCCTTCGCGACGCGGCCCAGGTTGACCCAGGACGTCGTTTTCTGGCCGCGCGGCGTGAAGCCACGCTTCGGCAGGCGCATGTAGATCGGCATCTGGCCGCCTTCGAAGCCATTGATGGCAACGCCGGAACGGGCCTTCTGGCCTTTTACACCGCGGCCGCCCGTCTTGCCCTTGCCCGAGCCGACGCCGCGGCCAATGCGCATGCGCTGCTTGGTGGAGCCTTCAGCGGGGGACAGTTCGTTGAGTTTCATCGTTCTATCTTCCGATACGTCTTGATGGTGAGGGCGGCGGGCGATGCGGCGCGAGGCCTTATTCGCCGACCACCTCTACCAGGTGGGCCACTTTGCGGATCATGCCGCGCACGGCCGGAGTGTCTTCGAGTTCCTTGGTCCGGCCAACCTTGTTCAGGCCAAGGCCAACCAGCGTCTGGCGCTGTGCAGGCTTGCGGCCGATTGGGCTGCCAGTCTGGCGGACGGTAAGCTTGGATTTCGACATGTCGTTATCCTTCCCTCGGCTCAGGCTTCAACGACGCCGGCTTCCGACGCACCATCGGTGCGACGGCCAACCACGTCCTGAACTTTCAGGCCACGTTTGGATGCAACGGAACGCGGGCTGGCTTGCCCCGTCAGTGCATCAAATGTGGCGCGAACCATGTTGTACGGGTTCGAGGAGCCGATCGACTTGCCGACGACGTCCTGGACGCCCAGCACTTCCATCACGGCACGCATCGGACCACCTGCGATCACACCGGTACCGGGAGGGGCTGCGCGCAGCACAACCTTGCCAGCGCCCCAACGGCCACGGCCGTCATGGTGCAGCGTGCGGCCTTCGCGGAGCGGGATGCGGACCATGTTACGCTTGGCTTCTTCCGTTGCCTTGCGGATCGCTTCCGGAACTTCGCGGGCTTTACCCTTGCCGAAGCCGGCCCGGCCCTTCTGGTCACCAACCACGACGAGGGCTGCGAAACCGAAGTTCTTACCCCCCTTCACGGTCTTGGCGA
This portion of the Hyphomonas adhaerens MHS-3 genome encodes:
- the secY gene encoding preprotein translocase subunit SecY; this translates as MANAAEQMARNVNLGTFAKAKDLQNRILFTLGMLLLYRLGTFVPIPGLDPVAYASIFESQSGGLLGNMNMFAGGAVERMGIFALNVMPYITASIIIQMMTQASPTLEKLKKEGEAGRKQINQYTRYLTLAFALVQSFAISSGLSHVRIDGIAGPFFILTGVVTLTGGTMLLMWMGEQITARGIGNGVSLIIFAGIVAELPKAIVNLISQARATSVNVVFVIAIAAMVIALVVFIVFMERSQRRLLIQYPKRQQAHGAAQGQKSFLPLKINTAGVIPPIFASALLMLPLTVVGFMGGNAAGAAADTDVNGVLSWLAANFSAGTWTHIISYCVLVIFFTFFYTSIMFNPEETADNLRKYGGFIPGIRPGSNTAAYFDYVLTRLTVIGALYLTFVCVLPELLRRYFPEIPFYIGGTSLLIVVSVTMDTVTQIQSHLIAHQYEGMIKKSKLGGRKK
- the rplO gene encoding 50S ribosomal protein L15, translating into MKLNELSPAEGSTKQRMRIGRGVGSGKGKTGGRGVKGQKARSGVAINGFEGGQMPIYMRLPKRGFTPRGQKTTSWVNLGRVAKAVEAGKLDPSNVTEETLVASGLVRNVRDGVRLLAKGDAPKNLNITVTGASKAAIEAVEKAGGKVTVTGAAKDTAAE
- the rpmD gene encoding 50S ribosomal protein L30, with the translated sequence MSKSKLTVRQTGSPIGRKPAQRQTLVGLGLNKVGRTKELEDTPAVRGMIRKVAHLVEVVGE
- the rpsE gene encoding 30S ribosomal protein S5; this encodes MAEERGRGRRNRDRDEEQSEFVDKLVGINRVAKTVKGGKNFGFAALVVVGDQKGRAGFGKGKAREVPEAIRKATEEAKRNMVRIPLREGRTLHHDGRGRWGAGKVVLRAAPPGTGVIAGGPMRAVMEVLGVQDVVGKSIGSSNPYNMVRATFDALTGQASPRSVASKRGLKVQDVVGRRTDGASEAGVVEA